The stretch of DNA AACAAAGAATGCTACTTTCATGAAATTAACAAACACCCAGATCCACATTTTACATACCCAGATGAAATCAACCTACAAAAATCACAATTGAACACAATATAACGCAACATACCAAGTGATTAATAACCTCACTTCATAGTTCATACATAAAAAACAACAAATTCATAGAAAAGCAATAAACTTTAGAGCTAAACTAACAAGATTACTAAACTTACATTGTTTAAAAGGCAATTAGATCAGATCAAGCAAGTGGGACATGAAAATTAATTGGTAGGTCATTGAAAAAATACCcaacaaaccaaaaaaaaacaaaatcaaaagataataataataattaaaatgttgAAATAATTTGTCCAGAAAAATATGAGTAAAAATTTGGAAGTATTGTCAGAAAAATACAAGGAATATGAAGAAACAAACAGTCAAATGATAGTAAAAACAGTAGTAATGAAGTGATGTGTGTGTCTCTATATATTACAGTAGTACTACAATTTacatgttactataacattaatTTATAGTTTTATTAGTTTATTGGATGGTATGACAGTTATGATTACATGGGCATGTGTTGAATTGTTGAGTGATGTTTGAATCTGTTTCTCTTTGTAGCCCACATAAGTGTGCAGTCTAGGTATGTGCTTGTAATTATTTTCTGGGTTGATTTACAGAGCGGCGCCAGGTAATTCACTATTCACAGATTCTCTCGTCACCTTGTGAGTTGTGACGGATAAATGTGACTATTTTACACGGAGTATTTATAATTCGTTTCTATTTATCAGGTTTTTTCCGTTTTCCTTCTGGTATTTCAAATGATCAataggttttttgtgtttttttgggtctaaataaatgattaaaccAATAAAATAACTTTTAAAGTCATATACATATAAAGTCTTAAAAATCTGCACCAAAAGTAAATTTAAAGAATTGATGAATGAGAGGGAGAATTTGATAGTAAAAACTAGTGTAGAttcccgtgctacagcacggtattttttaattttattttataaagagacattctcgttaaattaattgcataaattaactgtacctttaatgttataatgtactaatataatcttagtaagaggtagaaaatGAAAGTTTATTACCATTAAAAGacactttaagttaagttatttttgtcttaaaccatttttactttactataaaaattaactctataatgctatatcatttcatgaaactaatttatgacattaaattataattaagtgatgtaaaaatgtaaaatataatTGAAACGCGTATAAACCTTATAacaaaaacaggaaaaaaaaaagataccacacacttaaaaagacgatttacgataattaaaataatatattttttttatttttaattaaaaaaatacataaaaattgttacGTCCTTTAAAATATACACCGTATTTAGAGTGTAACTGACGAAGGATAATATAAGAAACAGATTTACGCAATTTTAGGGTGTAAGTGAtgacaataattatgttaaaaaCTGCATAAGAAGTAggtttgcgtaattttagaggtaactaatgaacaataataTCTATGGAAATAGAAATAATTGCAATAAATTATGAATTTTAATGAAAaagtcataaatatgaattttaattaaaagattagagtttaattataagaatatattaattgaaaagataataatgtaatgatatttttttatttgttaccttatttagctagatgccttttggagggaaaactaagagaatttttattctcttagtagtagggggattggTCGATGATTACCTTTTACTATAAAATGATCACAATTATATAATAATTTGGGACCCATTATAAAAGAGACCAATTTTCATAACAATTGCAATCTCTTGTAAAAATATTGATAACCAAGATCTAACTTTTCATTGAATTTTGATTTGGAAAGTTATAACTTTAGTTACTTTGGTTGTTCTTGTATAACAAAGGTATTTTCATTTTTCAATAGCTTTTGGTTAATTGTTTTTGAAGATTGTTCTTTGTTTAGTCTTTATGAATGTGTTTATATAGTTGTGTTGTGCATATAATGTTTCGGGTTGTTTGGTTGATGTTACCTCTAGAAGTGAAGATTTACATCATATAATCGTTCATAGGAAATAAACTCAATCATCTAATTCATGAGAATCTGTTTAACTTAAAAACTCATTTGCATGACTATTCCAAGTTACTAATAGAGTAGGTAAACAAGTAATTATTTAAAGAGTATTGCTGCCTTGCTGGTTCATGTTATTTTTTAAAGAAAGATTCTTGGATATACCGGGTGTACAAGATTATCGTACACCCTAACCAATGATAAAGCTTTAACCATATAAAAACATAGTCAACCAAAATACAATGTTACGATTCTTAAACAAACAACCCCTCTCAAGGAAAATTATCATTTAATCTAGTTTATGAGTCATTATTATTGCAAAATGGATCCTATTTCCAAAGGTAATTAACAAGATAATTGGATTTGTTTGACATTTTTCCCGTAAAATGATCTTACATGAGACCTATTATCTCAAGAGCAACTATTATTGGATGAATCTATTGTCCATAATTAGTTTCAAAAGAACGCTAACTATTTTAATTTACATCTTAGAAAAAATGATCGAAGCTTTATTGATGAAAACTACTCACCCATGATTTTACAGTTTAATCTTTGCTAATCAAATTACCGTAATTTCATTTTTTATCGCTCGTCATATCCACTGAAACGATCTCATAAAAGAGTTGCTACTTGCTAGGAAGCATGAATAAACATTATCAGACCTGGGCCGTATAATTGATTTGGGCCTATTTATGATATTGAAGATTAATTGGACCATGCTCTTTAAATCACTAAGACTACAACGAAGACTTAGCCCAgaaaaatcaatcaatcaatcaatcaatcaattggGGATTAGGGTTCTTCGTAAAAATTTAGCTTTAATTatcttataaaaaataaaaattggttcaactagatagtCAGTCATTAATTTAAAAACAAAATGACGATAAACATTTCATTTTAGCAATTTAAATTTGTTTAATCACACTGTTGAAATACAATTTAAAATCAGTATGGTCAAATTCATCAAATCATATATCGTGACGGAATATTGGAATAGGTGACATTGTTCGACAATCAAAGTCAAATAGTGACAATATAAATGTAAATGACGAAATAAGTACAATTCTTTTTGGTAATACTATTGGTGTGTAATTCAGTAATTCTGTGTCATATGATATTTGATTGCATTGAGAAAAATAAGTTAATTTTTTAAGTGAATGTTGATTGGAAGAAGAAATTGAAATCAAAATTGTCGGCGACAGCGAAAGCTGAAGCTGTACAAGCATGGCAAAAGATTTGTTAGTCGCTTCGCGTAGTTAGTTGTTTGTTAGGCCGACTATAAAATTCAGGATTCTCAAGTTTCAACCACTTCCGCGTTCCCACATATCCACGACTTCCTTAATCTTAGCATTTTGATCCCGAAGAGCTTCAAGAGTATCAGAACCATAAGGTGGAGGCAAGGTACACGGGCCTTGCTTTGCTGGACCGCTTACCACGGTATCAACCTTGTACTGCGTCTCCAAACCCGGTGGACTGCAGGCAAATCTTTCTGAGCATAGTTCCTCTGCTCCCTCAGGTATTTTCGGCGTATATCTTAAAAGCTTTGAATATTCATTCAGTACATGGAACATATAGTCGTAAACATGTTTGATCTTGATCTGGTTGATTATGTACTCGCTACCAGCTTTTCCAATCTCTCGCGCCTGTTAAGATTTATTGTCAGAAGTTCTCTTTCTGATCAAATAATTCCATGCTGTGTCGTGCCTGTTAAGATTTATTGAAGATTTATTGTGCTTACCTTATCGGTGTTATTGTTTCCCCAATCAACAGCAAATTTGATAGATTTGCATAAGTTGTTCGGGTTCACAGGCCAGTAATGCTTCATTGGGATTAAACTTCTTGAGAAGAAGTCGTAGTAGATTGGGTTTATAAGGAGTGTCATCGCGTCACAAGCTAGAATGTACTTTTCACTTACCGACCATGCATTTCCTTCGATATATATCTTGTATCTGCACAAGTAAATGCTCAACATAAGCTGCTTATAGCATAACAAATCTACGGATGAGAATGTTGGGACCGcatagggtgtgtttggattgaaggaattgggaGGGAAAAGAAAAGGATGAAGAGTAGGGGATTgcaaatcccttgtttggatagcaaatgagtgtggagggaaatggagggggagagatttggaggaattcattttccctcctccagggcaaatcaaaatctctccacaataggcaagatttggcaGGAAAtggtatccaaacacccacatcccatgtgccctccccttcccttacctccctttctcttccctccttccccctcccctccctctCCCTCCacttttagggtgtgtttggattgagtgatttggagggaaaagaaagggagggggagtaggggatttaaaatccctcatttggatagcaaatgagggtggagggaaatggaggaggagagatttggagggatccaatttccctctTCCAAgactaatcaaaatctctccacaataggcaagatttggagggaaattgtatccaaacacccacactccattccccctccccttcctttccctccatttttgctatccaaacacacccttactATCCAAATACACCACCTGAGGGTGTATTTGGAtaacaaaagtggagggaaatggaggggagggaagagaaagggatggaagggaaggggagggagaatggaggaggtcATTTTCCCTACAAATCTTGCCTTTGTTGGAGAGGAAATAATTTGGTTTGGAGGGGAAAGTGGAGGGattcattttccctcccctcaAAATCCCTTCACCTCCATTTTGTTAACCAAACAAAGaatttatcatcccttcctttccctcccctctctttccctccaaatcctcctATCCAAACAGACCCCGAATGTTTTAACTGTTGAAAACAAACTCACTTGTGAACACATTGCTTTGACAAATCGGAGTTCTTGAATCCCCCAGCTACTTCCTTTCCCCAATCCTGCAATTCGAGCTTTTCCGTTAAGAGTAGCATATCAAAGTTCAGTTTTTAATTTCTGTTCATTTTCACTAATTTCATGGCAGGCAGACAGTTTATTGTCGACGTTTATTCACTGCAAGGCAAAGGTTTTTAACTGAAGGCCGGTTAAGGTCTTGTGCAGAGTCTCAGGTAGCATCAGGCCCTTCattgaatttttgaaatgaggGCCGGTTCAATTTTCCGCGTATTATCCAGATTCCAGTTATGTCGAAAGAAAGATGGATTACCTGCTGAATTATCTGAGTACCCCATTTCTCAACCGAATCACATTTTTCAAGCTTCATCCTTGCACCAGTATGTAAGTTTCCTTTCCAGTAAGCGAATGGTTCCCGAGCTGTCCATTTTTTCATTGCATTGCCTTTTTTCAAATCTTTCACCAACGGCACCCATGGCTTTATATTGATCTCCGGCCTAAAGACCAACATTTCATAATCATACCATTTTCACAGACGATATAAGAGCGAGAACATAACAAATGTCAGCTAACTTAGTTGGTAAATGAAGATTACCAGCCCCAGAATGACCAGTCAGGGAAAACAATGTCGAAAGTAGACTCATCCGCGCAGTAATGAAACTGTGGAGGTGCGGAAGCAGCTTCGCTTCCCTTATACTTGTCTCTCTTAATCGACGACTGATCATGACATTGGAACATCATATCAAGGTCAGGAAGTCTTCCAGGGTACAGCTTCAACAGCTGCAGTATCCCCCAAAGCGTATACGTATCCCGTGTTTGGAAAGCCTTCTGATATTGTTTTACATACGCGGTTCCATTAATTATAATTAATCGAAAATGAATATTATCTTTCAAACTGTCAACCATTTCCTCTGTAATTCCTTTTTCTTTCCATGTCTTTAAGTCTTCATGTATCCATCTGAAGTATTCTGGACAGGTTTCTTCGTTCGACTTGGAGGAGTCGAGGTTCCGAGTTGGAGGGTAATTGGAAGGGCATGTCATTGACATTTTGCTTGCTGTGCACTTGAGGGGGTACTCATCTCTTTTTGTGTAGTCAGTGTAGTTCTTGGTGAACATTGGGAAGGTGTATGATACTGAGCTGCCTGCTGTCAGTGTAGACTGCATAAATTCAGGAAAATATTGTTTTAGTAGTTTGAAAATTGGATAATTTGATGATTTGAGggt from Silene latifolia isolate original U9 population chromosome 10, ASM4854445v1, whole genome shotgun sequence encodes:
- the LOC141605123 gene encoding uncharacterized protein LOC141605123, which codes for MEDSTPLPSSPPNGKKSNNSSSSSSTSSSKLSRYFSATSASILLLVLFITTVVWTHWSDISTLTAGSSVSYTFPMFTKNYTDYTKRDEYPLKCTASKMSMTCPSNYPPTRNLDSSKSNEETCPEYFRWIHEDLKTWKEKGITEEMVDSLKDNIHFRLIIINGTAYVKQYQKAFQTRDTYTLWGILQLLKLYPGRLPDLDMMFQCHDQSSIKRDKYKGSEAASAPPQFHYCADESTFDIVFPDWSFWGWPEINIKPWVPLVKDLKKGNAMKKWTAREPFAYWKGNLHTGARMKLEKCDSVEKWGTQIIQQDWGKEVAGGFKNSDLSKQCVHKYKIYIEGNAWSVSEKYILACDAMTLLINPIYYDFFSRSLIPMKHYWPVNPNNLCKSIKFAVDWGNNNTDKAREIGKAGSEYIINQIKIKHVYDYMFHVLNEYSKLLRYTPKIPEGAEELCSERFACSPPGLETQYKVDTVVSGPAKQGPCTLPPPYGSDTLEALRDQNAKIKEVVDMWERGSG